In Polypterus senegalus isolate Bchr_013 chromosome 12, ASM1683550v1, whole genome shotgun sequence, the following are encoded in one genomic region:
- the ap3s2 gene encoding AP-3 complex subunit sigma-2 isoform X1, whose amino-acid sequence MIKAILVFNNHGKPRLIRFYQYFPEDMQQQIIRETFHLVSKRDDNVCNFLEGGSLIGGSDYKLIYRHYATLYFVFCVDSSESELGILDLIQVFVETLDKCFENVCELDLIFHMDKVHYILQEVVMGGMVLETNMNEIVGQVENQSRLEKSEGGLSGAPARAVSAVKNMNLPEIPRNINIGDINIKVPNLSPFV is encoded by the exons ATGATTAAAGCAATTTTGGTTTTCAATAACCATGGCAAACCCCGACTTATCAGATTTTACCAGTATTTT CCTGAAGATATGCAGCAGCAGATCATCAGAGAGACCTTCCACTTGGTCTCCAAAAGAGATGACAATGTTTGTAACTTCTTGGAAGGAGGCAG TTTGATAGGTGGTTCAGATTACAAACTTATCTACAGGCATTATGCTACCCTGTATTTCGTCTTTTGTGTGGATTCTTCTGAGAGTGAACTGGGGATTCTTGATCTCATACAG GTCTTTGTGGAAACCCTTGATAAGTGCTTTGAAAATGTTTGCGAGCTGGACCTAATTTTTCATATGGATAAG GTTCATTATATTCTTCAGGAGGTTGTGATGGGGGGAATGGTTCTGGAAACAAATATGAATGAAATTGTGGGTCAAGTAGAAAATCAAAGCCGCCTGGAAAAATCTgag ggGGGCTTATCGGGAGCTCCAGCCAGGGCTGTCTCTGCTGTAAAGAATATGAACCTTCCAGAAATTCCCAGAAACATCAATATTGGCGACATCAACATCAAAGTTCCTaatctttctccttttgtttaa
- the ap3s2 gene encoding AP-3 complex subunit sigma-2 isoform X2, giving the protein MPEDMQQQIIRETFHLVSKRDDNVCNFLEGGSLIGGSDYKLIYRHYATLYFVFCVDSSESELGILDLIQVFVETLDKCFENVCELDLIFHMDKVHYILQEVVMGGMVLETNMNEIVGQVENQSRLEKSEGGLSGAPARAVSAVKNMNLPEIPRNINIGDINIKVPNLSPFV; this is encoded by the exons ATG CCTGAAGATATGCAGCAGCAGATCATCAGAGAGACCTTCCACTTGGTCTCCAAAAGAGATGACAATGTTTGTAACTTCTTGGAAGGAGGCAG TTTGATAGGTGGTTCAGATTACAAACTTATCTACAGGCATTATGCTACCCTGTATTTCGTCTTTTGTGTGGATTCTTCTGAGAGTGAACTGGGGATTCTTGATCTCATACAG GTCTTTGTGGAAACCCTTGATAAGTGCTTTGAAAATGTTTGCGAGCTGGACCTAATTTTTCATATGGATAAG GTTCATTATATTCTTCAGGAGGTTGTGATGGGGGGAATGGTTCTGGAAACAAATATGAATGAAATTGTGGGTCAAGTAGAAAATCAAAGCCGCCTGGAAAAATCTgag ggGGGCTTATCGGGAGCTCCAGCCAGGGCTGTCTCTGCTGTAAAGAATATGAACCTTCCAGAAATTCCCAGAAACATCAATATTGGCGACATCAACATCAAAGTTCCTaatctttctccttttgtttaa
- the ap3s2 gene encoding AP-3 complex subunit sigma-2 isoform X3, with protein MQQQIIRETFHLVSKRDDNVCNFLEGGSLIGGSDYKLIYRHYATLYFVFCVDSSESELGILDLIQVFVETLDKCFENVCELDLIFHMDKVHYILQEVVMGGMVLETNMNEIVGQVENQSRLEKSEGGLSGAPARAVSAVKNMNLPEIPRNINIGDINIKVPNLSPFV; from the exons ATGCAGCAGCAGATCATCAGAGAGACCTTCCACTTGGTCTCCAAAAGAGATGACAATGTTTGTAACTTCTTGGAAGGAGGCAG TTTGATAGGTGGTTCAGATTACAAACTTATCTACAGGCATTATGCTACCCTGTATTTCGTCTTTTGTGTGGATTCTTCTGAGAGTGAACTGGGGATTCTTGATCTCATACAG GTCTTTGTGGAAACCCTTGATAAGTGCTTTGAAAATGTTTGCGAGCTGGACCTAATTTTTCATATGGATAAG GTTCATTATATTCTTCAGGAGGTTGTGATGGGGGGAATGGTTCTGGAAACAAATATGAATGAAATTGTGGGTCAAGTAGAAAATCAAAGCCGCCTGGAAAAATCTgag ggGGGCTTATCGGGAGCTCCAGCCAGGGCTGTCTCTGCTGTAAAGAATATGAACCTTCCAGAAATTCCCAGAAACATCAATATTGGCGACATCAACATCAAAGTTCCTaatctttctccttttgtttaa
- the si:dkey-12e7.1 gene encoding uncharacterized protein si:dkey-12e7.1: MASKHKRPASTYCRSHGYKTRRRSRHFGWDMPTFTSSPLPPYEQQVVYLPHFNLLPVECQIHIFTFLSDKEKCTAALVCRHWSCLVRTGKLWRVADFTRLRAFQLGMEGLLVSNKDFEQWKAWVHQYAHHLISRRASLLILIASFDLGDPKHRWCEFLSSFLDNLHCGDLSEVGLNWTYTHFEPLDVCLESSRSSHRESLTKMDQVSNFQILLKKLVEMCPRITKMRLHFDWSETSVSLLTQFQHLCVLELKYFWVFKGVNPNVMHNLTKSLPRLRSLTLHVLVPLRDLGISYSIESHSLEFLDVSQSRGLVFSCLKLPVLREFHAKKIVRGITLDRKTRLNIQSQWPCLYQLLRAGTPQLKVFNSEHLLPSWKEQNYRELTVVLEQSCYCLRHSDSWLW, from the coding sequence ATGGCTTCAAAGCATAAAAGGCCTGCTTCCACATATTGTAGGAGCCATGGGTATAAAACAAGGAGACGAAGTAGGCATTTCGGCTGGGATATGCCCACCTTTACCAGTTCACCACTTCCACCATATGAGCAACAAGTGGTATATTTGCCTCACTTTAATTTGTTGCCAGTAGAGTGTCAAATCCATATTTTTACATTCCTCAGCGATAAAGAAAAATGCACTGCAGCGTTAGTATGCCGCCACTGGAGTTGTTTAGTCCGAACTGGGAAGCTGTGGCGAGTGGCGGATTTTACACGCCTGAGGGCCTTTCAGCTGGGAATGGAGGGACTCTTGGTCTCTAATAAAGATTTTGAGCAATGGAAAGCGTGGGTTCATCAATATGCCCATCATCTCATCTCCCGACGGGCAAGTCTGCTAATACTGATAGCTAGCTTTGATTTGGGAGATCCAAAGCACAGATGGTGTGAGTTTCTCTCCAGCTTTTTAGATAACCTTCATTGTGGTGACCTCAGTGAAGTAGGCCTTAATTGGACTTATACCCACTTTGAGCCTTTGGATGTCTGTTTAGAATCTTCCCGTAGTTCCCATCGGGAAAGCTTGACAAAGATGGATCAAGTGTCAAACTTCCAGATTTTACTGAAGAAATTAGTAGAAATGTGTCCTCGCATTACAAAAATGCGCTTGCACTTTGACTGGTCAGAGACTTCAGTTTCTCTCTTGACTCAGTTCCAACACCTTTGTGTTCTGGAGCTGAAATACTTTTGGGTTTTTAAAGGAGTTAATcccaatgtcatgcataacttgACAAAGTCTCTACCCCGTCTTAGATCATTAACCCTTCATGTGTTAGTGCCTCTTCGAGACCTGGGTATTTCCTACTCAATTGAATCTCACTCCTTGGAATTCTTGGATGTGTCCCAAAGCCGTGGGCTGGTATTCTCTTGTCTCAAACTCCCGGTGCTACGCGAGTTCCATGCTAAGAAAATTGTGCGGGGAATCACTTTGGATCGTAAGACGAGGCTTAATATTCAAAGTCAGTGGCCTTGTCTTTACCAGTTACTACGAGCTGGAACACCTCAGCTTAAAGTTTTCAACAGTGAACATTTGCTACCAAGCTGGAAGGAACAGAATTACAGGGAACTGACGGTGGTATTGGAACAATCCTGCTATTGCCTGCGACATTCTGATAGCTGGCTTTGGTGA